Proteins from a single region of Acidobacteriota bacterium:
- a CDS encoding GspH/FimT family pseudopilin, which produces MNTQYPKIQKKRQWQKGFSLPELVVVLLVGAIILVLALPQIISSRRLFRFAGVQRQVATGLREARQEAMGQRRPITIRYDNAAKTLTTFGGEFGALGDAKNRVTMLADTGIEPADVTYGRPAGATSAALADTTNLTALTSGAVEITFQSDGSVLDGAGNPQNKAVFFYHDKYRLETAFAVSILGAGGRVKLWRYSEGANAYIE; this is translated from the coding sequence ATGAACACGCAATACCCCAAGATCCAGAAAAAGCGTCAATGGCAAAAGGGATTTAGTTTGCCCGAATTGGTCGTTGTCCTGCTTGTCGGCGCTATCATCCTCGTATTGGCCCTGCCGCAGATCATTTCGTCGCGGCGCCTGTTCCGTTTCGCCGGCGTCCAGCGCCAGGTCGCGACCGGCTTGCGCGAGGCACGCCAGGAAGCAATGGGGCAACGCCGGCCGATCACGATCCGATACGACAACGCCGCCAAGACCCTGACCACCTTCGGCGGAGAATTCGGCGCTTTGGGCGATGCCAAGAACCGCGTCACGATGCTCGCCGATACAGGGATCGAGCCCGCGGACGTGACTTACGGGCGTCCGGCGGGAGCTACAAGCGCCGCGCTTGCGGACACCACGAACCTGACGGCGCTCACTTCGGGAGCGGTCGAAATCACATTTCAATCCGACGGCTCGGTGCTGGACGGCGCAGGCAATCCGCAAAACAAGGCAGTTTTCTTTTATCACGACAAGTATCGGCTCGAAACCGCGTTTGCGGTTTCAATCCTGGGTGCCGGCGG
- the pilQ gene encoding type IV pilus secretin PilQ: MNFLQKASVVCRQAVFAMILVSSFAVATSAQADCKSYGCAGFIGEPINLKVVNADIRDILNYITEQYGINFVIDNSVKQVPVTVNVNEVPWNVALDSVLMSQDLSVQVNGPILRVADSKKLASERETQNLIAASKLDGSPLYTEFVRLNYACAGACASGTGFTTGSTGGGAGGGEDQGILGVVKKRLSRRGAVEVDSRSNTLIITDVRENIDAIRQLVFLLDQPEPQVEIEARIVIANRNFSRDMGVQLSGFVLGNDGRAAGGSSLPNATSTGNSGGGSTGGGSTTATTNNPLPSPINREPNNNLASQIANTVIGLTTGRIGTAQINLLLTAGEQKGQAKIVATPRVTTLNKQKAEIESGTQIPVVTTQNSGNQTGGVVFTTTFVSVPLRLEVIPQVTDLGTVVLDVVAENSSINSSIAVGGTPAINTQRMKTKVTVPDGGTTVVGGALLDSESDDTFRTPGLSKVPLLGNLFKRKAVGRTTNEILFFITPRIYRADVNGNQLPSKVGDGTRSTTILQPVPLGNPQSNSSKETPTPTMQPQIAPTVSKQPEMNPKP; the protein is encoded by the coding sequence ATGAATTTTCTTCAGAAAGCGAGCGTTGTGTGCCGTCAGGCAGTCTTCGCTATGATATTGGTAAGCTCTTTTGCGGTCGCGACGAGCGCTCAGGCCGACTGCAAATCGTACGGCTGCGCCGGATTTATCGGCGAACCGATCAACCTGAAGGTCGTAAATGCCGACATTCGCGACATTCTCAACTACATCACCGAGCAGTACGGAATCAACTTCGTGATCGACAACTCGGTCAAGCAAGTTCCGGTGACGGTCAATGTCAACGAAGTTCCCTGGAACGTCGCGCTTGACTCGGTGCTGATGTCGCAGGATCTGTCGGTTCAGGTGAACGGTCCGATCCTTCGCGTCGCGGACTCGAAGAAACTCGCCAGCGAGCGCGAGACCCAGAATCTGATCGCGGCTTCGAAGCTAGACGGTTCGCCGCTTTACACCGAATTCGTCCGTCTCAACTATGCCTGCGCGGGAGCGTGCGCCTCGGGGACCGGTTTCACGACCGGAAGCACGGGCGGCGGTGCCGGCGGCGGCGAAGATCAGGGAATCCTGGGCGTCGTCAAGAAACGTCTGTCGCGGCGCGGCGCGGTCGAAGTCGACAGCCGCAGCAACACACTGATCATCACCGACGTTCGCGAGAACATCGATGCCATCCGCCAGCTCGTATTCCTGCTCGATCAGCCTGAACCGCAGGTCGAGATCGAAGCGCGCATCGTAATTGCCAACCGCAACTTCAGCCGTGATATGGGCGTTCAGCTTTCGGGCTTCGTGCTCGGAAACGACGGCCGCGCGGCAGGCGGATCTTCGCTTCCGAACGCGACGTCGACCGGCAACTCCGGCGGCGGAAGCACGGGCGGAGGAAGCACGACCGCCACGACGAACAACCCGTTGCCGTCGCCGATCAACCGCGAGCCGAACAACAACCTCGCCTCGCAGATCGCGAATACGGTCATCGGTTTGACGACCGGCAGGATCGGTACGGCGCAGATCAATCTTCTGCTGACGGCCGGCGAACAGAAGGGCCAGGCCAAGATCGTTGCGACGCCGCGTGTCACCACGCTCAACAAACAAAAGGCGGAAATCGAAAGCGGCACGCAGATCCCGGTCGTCACGACACAGAACAGCGGCAACCAGACGGGCGGCGTCGTCTTCACGACGACCTTCGTTTCGGTCCCGCTGCGTCTTGAGGTCATCCCGCAGGTCACGGATCTCGGTACGGTCGTCCTCGACGTCGTTGCCGAGAACAGCTCGATCAATTCATCGATCGCGGTCGGCGGCACGCCGGCGATCAACACCCAGCGGATGAAGACGAAAGTCACGGTTCCCGACGGCGGGACGACGGTCGTCGGCGGCGCGTTGCTTGATTCGGAAAGCGACGACACCTTCCGAACGCCGGGTCTGTCGAAGGTTCCGCTGCTTGGAAATCTCTTCAAACGCAAGGCCGTTGGCCGCACGACGAATGAGATCCTGTTCTTCATCACGCCGCGCATCTACCGCGCCGATGTAAACGGAAATCAACTGCCGTCGAAGGTCGGGGACGGAACGCGTTCGACGACGATCCTGCAACCGGTTCCGCTCGGCAATCCGCAGTCGAACTCGAGCAAGGAAACGCCGACGCCGACAATGCAGCCGCAGATCGCGCCGACTGTCAGCAAACAGCCGGAAATGAATCCGAAGCCGTAA